A single window of Ovis aries strain OAR_USU_Benz2616 breed Rambouillet chromosome 24, ARS-UI_Ramb_v3.0, whole genome shotgun sequence DNA harbors:
- the SOX8 gene encoding transcription factor SOX-8, translating to MLDMSEARAQPPCSPSGTASSMSHVEDSDSDAPPSPTGSEGLGRAAGAGGGGRGDAAEAADERFPACIRDAVSQVLKGYDWSLVPMPVRGGGGGALKAKPHVKRPMNAFMVWAQAARRKLADQYPHLHNAELSKTLGKLWRLLSESEKRPFVEEAERLRVQHKKDHPDYKYQPRRRKSVKTGQSDSDSGAELGHHPGGVYKTDAGLGDAHHHSDHTGQTHGPPTPPTTPKTDLHHGGKQELKLEGRRLVDSGRQNIDFSNVDISELSSEVIGNMDTFDVHEFDQYLPLNGHSALPAEPGQPAAAGSYGGASYSHSGAASIGASPVWAHKGTPSASASPTEAGPPRPHIKTEQLSPGHYGDQSHGSPGHSDYGSYSAQASVTTAAPAAAASSFTSSQCDYTDLQAPGYYSPFPGYPSGLYQYPYFHSPRRPYASPLLGGLSVPPAHSPPSNWEQPVYTTLTRP from the exons ATGCTGGACATGAGCGAGGCCCGCGCCCAGCCGCCCTGCAGCCCGTCTGGCACTGCGAGCTCCATGTCGCACGTGGAGGACTCGGACTCGGATGCGCCGCCCTCGCCCACCGGTTCCGAGGGTCTGGGCCGCGCGGCGGGCGCGGGGGGCGGCGGCCGGGGCGACGCTGCCGAGGCGGCGGATGAGCGCTTCCCTGCCTGCATCCGCGACGCCGTGTCGCAGGTGCTCAAGGGCTACGACTGGAGCCTGGTGCCCATGCCCGTgcgtggcggcggcggcggcgcgctcAAGGCCAAGCCGCACGTGAAGCGGCCCATGAACGCCTTCATGGTGTGGGCGCAGGCGGCGCGCCGCAAGCTGGCGGATCAGTACCCGCACCTGCACAACGCCGAGCTCAGCAAGACGCTGGGCAAGCTGTGGCG CCTGCTGAGTGAGAGTGAGAAGCGCCCTTTTGTGGAGGAGGCGGAGCGGCTGCGTGTCCAGCACAAGAAGGACCACCCGGATTACAAGTACCAGCCGCGCCGCAGGAAGAGCGTGAAGACTGGCCAGAGCGACTCGGACTCGGGAGCTGAGCTGGGCCACCACCCGGGCGGCGTGTACAAGACCGACGCCGGCCTGGGGGACGCGCACCATCACAGTGACCACACAG GGCAGACCCACGGGCCGCCCACCCCGCCCACCACCCCCAAGACTGACCTGCACCATGGGGGCAAGCAGGAGCTGAAGCTGGAAGGCCGCCGCCTGGTGGACAGCGGGCGTCAGAACATCGACTTCAGCAACGTGGACATCTCCGAGCTGAGCAGTGAGGTCATCGGGAACATGGACACCTTCGATGTCCACGAGTTCGACCAGTACCTGCCCCTCAACGGCCACTCGGCCCTGCCCGCCGAGCCTGGCCAGCCCGCGGCGGCCGGCTCCTATGGGGGCGCGTCCTACTCGCATTCTGGGGCGGCCAGCATCGGGGCATCCCCCGTGTGGGCTCACAAGGGCACACCATCGGCCTCCGCGTCGCCCACTGAGGCAGGCCCCCCACGGCCGCACATCAAGACGGAGCAGCTGAGCCCCGGGCACTACGGGGACCAGTCGCACGGCTCCCCGGGCCACTCCGACTACGGCTCCTACAGCGCGCAGGCCAGCGTCACCaccgccgcccccgccgcggcCGCCAGCTCCTTCACCAGCTCGCAGTGCGACTACACCGACCTGCAGGCGCCCGGCTACTACAGCCCGTTCCCTGGCTACCCGTCTGGCCTCTACCAGTACCCATACTTCCACTCGCCCCGCCGGCCCTACGCCTCGCCTCTGCTCGGGGGCTTGTCTGTGCCACCCGCCCACAGCCCCCCCAGTAACTGGGAGCAGCCCGTGTACACCACCCTGACCAGACCCTGA